The Corynebacterium renale genome includes a region encoding these proteins:
- the folE gene encoding GTP cyclohydrolase I FolE gives MAEFDQQRAEAAVRELLLAVGEDPDREGLLETPTRVAKAYREVFAGLHEDPKEVLNKTFDEGHQELVLVRDIPIYSTCEHHLVPFFGHAHIGYIPNADGRVTGLSKLARLVDLYAKRPQVQERLTKQVADALVEKLDPQAVIVVIECEHLCMAMRGIRKPGAVTTTSAVRGGFQTNAASRAEALTLIRG, from the coding sequence ATGGCTGAATTTGATCAGCAGCGCGCCGAAGCAGCCGTCCGCGAGTTGCTTCTCGCCGTGGGCGAAGACCCCGACCGCGAAGGGCTCCTCGAAACCCCAACACGCGTGGCCAAGGCCTACCGCGAAGTATTCGCCGGCCTCCACGAGGACCCCAAAGAAGTACTGAACAAGACGTTCGACGAAGGCCACCAGGAACTGGTCCTCGTCCGGGACATCCCCATCTACTCCACGTGTGAACACCACTTGGTTCCCTTCTTTGGGCACGCACACATCGGGTACATCCCCAACGCCGATGGGCGGGTCACGGGACTTTCCAAACTTGCCCGCCTCGTGGACCTGTACGCCAAGCGGCCACAGGTGCAGGAACGGTTGACCAAGCAGGTGGCGGATGCGCTCGTCGAGAAGCTTGACCCGCAAGCCGTGATCGTGGTGATCGAATGCGAGCACCTGTGCATGGCAATGCGTGGTATCCGCAAACCTGGAGCCGTGACCACCACCTCCGCTGTGCGCGGCGGATTCCAAACCAATGCGGCCTCCCGTGCGGAGGCACTCACCCTGATCCGAGGCTAA
- the folP gene encoding dihydropteroate synthase has protein sequence MTRVSDLTVPDRCLVMGILNVTEDSFSDGGKYIDIDAALEHAHELVAQGADMIDVGGESTRPGATRVPAELEAQRVAPVIEALHKEGIRTSVDTMRASTARAAAEAGVDMINDVSGGLADEDMFTVMAETDLPVCLMHWKTVQFGSAAGRAEHVGGVVADVHETLDRLVERALAAGVKEDQIVLDPGLGFAKSEADNWALLKALPEFLEGSFPVLVGASRKRFLTGIRKKRGLPHTALDADPATAAVTALSAQLGAWGVRVHEVLVSRDAVDVAAAWRGGREWADEPSYAPSYPTGEQDRG, from the coding sequence ATGACCCGCGTATCTGATCTCACCGTCCCCGACCGCTGTCTCGTCATGGGAATCCTCAACGTCACCGAGGATTCCTTCTCCGACGGCGGGAAGTACATCGATATCGACGCTGCCCTCGAGCACGCGCACGAACTCGTCGCACAAGGCGCGGACATGATCGACGTCGGCGGGGAATCCACTCGGCCTGGTGCAACCCGCGTGCCCGCCGAGCTGGAAGCACAACGCGTTGCGCCCGTGATCGAGGCGCTGCACAAGGAAGGTATCCGCACCTCGGTGGATACGATGCGCGCCTCCACCGCCCGCGCCGCAGCCGAAGCCGGAGTGGACATGATTAACGACGTCTCCGGCGGCCTCGCCGACGAAGACATGTTCACCGTCATGGCAGAGACAGACCTACCGGTATGCCTCATGCACTGGAAGACCGTCCAATTCGGGAGTGCGGCCGGGCGTGCAGAACACGTCGGCGGCGTGGTCGCTGACGTGCATGAGACCCTCGACCGGCTGGTTGAGCGTGCGCTTGCTGCCGGCGTGAAAGAAGACCAGATCGTGCTCGACCCGGGCCTTGGTTTTGCCAAGTCGGAAGCCGATAACTGGGCACTTCTCAAGGCACTGCCCGAATTCCTCGAGGGGTCTTTCCCCGTCCTGGTGGGTGCTTCACGCAAACGCTTCCTCACCGGAATCCGGAAGAAGCGGGGCCTACCGCACACCGCTTTGGATGCGGACCCGGCAACTGCGGCCGTGACGGCGTTGTCCGCACAACTTGGTGCGTGGGGCGTGCGCGTCCACGAGGTCTTGGTATCCCGCGACGCGGTCGACGTGGCTGCAGCCTGGCGTGGTGGTCGCGAATGGGCCGATGAGCCCAGCTACGCTCCGTCCTACCCGACGGGGGAGCAGGACCGTGGCTAA
- the folB gene encoding dihydroneopterin aldolase translates to MAKTDTITLTGVRARGFHGVLPEETRMGQEFSVDITAHVDLTRASRSDDLAHTINYAELAQIAYDAITGEPKQLIEALAGGIADQCMAQFPAIADIAVTVHKPAAPIPLVFDNVAVTITRRRDTTRDTARDNVEE, encoded by the coding sequence GTGGCTAAAACGGACACGATCACGCTCACCGGTGTGCGCGCCCGCGGTTTCCACGGAGTCCTTCCCGAAGAAACCCGCATGGGCCAGGAGTTTAGCGTGGACATCACCGCCCACGTCGATCTCACCCGCGCAAGCCGCAGCGACGACCTGGCGCACACCATCAACTACGCCGAACTTGCCCAGATTGCTTACGACGCCATCACCGGCGAACCCAAGCAACTCATCGAGGCCTTAGCCGGTGGCATCGCCGACCAGTGCATGGCCCAGTTCCCGGCAATCGCAGACATCGCTGTGACCGTACACAAGCCGGCTGCGCCGATCCCGCTGGTCTTCGACAACGTTGCCGTGACCATCACGCGTCGCCGTGACACCACAAGAGACACCGCGAGAGACAACGTAGAGGAGTAA
- the folK gene encoding 2-amino-4-hydroxy-6-hydroxymethyldihydropteridine diphosphokinase, with the protein MRAVLSIGSNMDDRFALLDTVTAHFEADPTTEIIAASRIYSTPPWGVTDQDEFLNQTLIVETTLEPLELLHAGQALENAAERVRIRRWGPRTLDVDIIALSGASGLITSSTEELTVPHPRAHERAFVLVPWAEIEPEATLGGTPITELIAGLPTDEVSQIVPAQRPATGTDTN; encoded by the coding sequence ATGCGCGCAGTGCTGTCCATCGGCTCCAACATGGACGACAGGTTCGCCCTCCTCGACACCGTCACCGCACACTTCGAGGCCGACCCCACCACTGAGATCATCGCGGCCTCCCGGATCTATTCCACCCCGCCGTGGGGCGTGACGGACCAGGACGAATTCCTCAACCAGACCCTCATCGTGGAGACCACACTAGAACCCCTGGAACTCCTCCACGCGGGCCAGGCTCTAGAAAACGCCGCCGAACGCGTCCGTATCCGCAGGTGGGGGCCACGCACACTAGACGTGGACATCATCGCGCTTTCCGGCGCCTCCGGCCTCATCACCAGCAGCACCGAAGAACTGACCGTCCCGCACCCGCGCGCCCACGAGCGCGCCTTCGTCCTTGTACCCTGGGCAGAAATCGAGCCCGAGGCAACGCTAGGCGGCACCCCGATCACAGAACTCATCGCAGGGCTTCCCACAGATGAGGTCTCCCAGATCGTGCCCGCGCAGCGCCCAGCCACCGGCACTGATACGAACTAG
- a CDS encoding DUF3180 domain-containing protein yields the protein MAAAAAILTWRFFSVMAAIPVTVSVTLWVMAAICCVLALIMRQRTEAGRIGQDRSQLSPVMAANFLVIGKASEWTGAIIGGAYTGVALYLWARSGELVAAADSLGGAAASAVGGLALMGAGIWLERSCEVLPPNEPETIG from the coding sequence ATGGCTGCCGCCGCCGCGATCTTGACATGGCGTTTCTTCAGCGTCATGGCCGCGATCCCCGTGACCGTGTCCGTCACGTTGTGGGTCATGGCCGCAATCTGCTGCGTTTTGGCGCTTATCATGCGGCAACGCACAGAGGCCGGCCGGATTGGGCAGGATCGCTCGCAGCTCAGCCCGGTCATGGCGGCGAATTTCCTGGTGATCGGGAAGGCCTCGGAATGGACGGGCGCGATCATCGGCGGCGCCTACACCGGCGTAGCCCTCTACCTGTGGGCCCGCTCCGGGGAACTCGTCGCGGCCGCCGATAGCTTGGGCGGTGCGGCGGCCAGCGCGGTGGGTGGCCTTGCCCTCATGGGGGCCGGAATCTGGCTCGAGCGTTCGTGTGAAGTCTTACCTCCCAACGAACCCGAAACAATTGGGTAG